In Pseudoliparis swirei isolate HS2019 ecotype Mariana Trench chromosome 22, NWPU_hadal_v1, whole genome shotgun sequence, the DNA window TGCTCCAGCAAGCAGACAAAGACAGAACATCACTTGCAATACTTCctgttcataaaaaaaaaaattagaaaaaataatccgtgtttaaaaaaagaagttaccTTGCTGTTCCAAACTCTGAAAAAGAGCCTCTTTAAACCAGGATGTGAACCGAACCGTGTACTATTGGGCTCCCTTGtcaacactttttttatttaatgaaaaattATTTGAAGGCTCGTGGGCACATGTGGGCTTGTCCTACTATAGTTTTCATCATTGCATCACAGGTGCACACCGCAGACTCCCCGTGGTCGCGTCCATGCCATCCTCATGCGCGGTGGATTCCCCGAGGATGACTCCCCGACCAGACACTCTGGTCGATGACGCAATCCTGAGACGCTGTTGCTCGGCAGATTTTTATTTCGTCGATCGTTCTGCAGCTCCTGTCGCCTCTGTTATTGTATTTTCTACTCTGCTGTATCCCACTCTCACTCGCACTCGCAGGAGATCCCCTGCTGCAGGGGAAGAAGGAGGCGGGACCAAGAGGAGTGCTGATATTTCATTGGCTGTTTGGAGTAGAGTACACAATGTACCCagtacatgtttatatatgccTTCTGCAGGAGGATGGCCATCCTCCCAGGGTTTTTATTGTATATTCTTCTTCCGTCTCAGTGGGAAAGATGAAGTAACTATGAATACATGCCAGCCCTCTTTGTTTGTATAACCTCTCCTGATGCAACGGCATATTATTTCTAAAAGCTTGAATCCGGACTCGGATGAAACATTAGGTCGCTTGTTCATTTAACGGAACTACAAAGTTGTTTGTCCAGAAAACAAACGCAGGCCGATGTCCGTGTGTCGCGACCTGATCCATCTGCAGCTGGTATGTTGTAATGTGGTCACAGGTGATGCACATATGGGAGGAAACACCCTCCTGCCTTTATTGTGGGCCTCAGGTGAACCTGAATGGTTCACAAGTGATTCACCTGGAGGTATGCAGTGAACCACTCCTAAACACTCACACCTCAACATGAATCAGCTGCCAGTAAGGAGGTCCTGATTCAGACGGACTTCTATGTTTACATGAATCCAAAggaaactattaaaaaaacatattgtaGGACCACAACAAAGTTGTAATCCTacaactcccacaatgcaccacccTAGTATCTATTATTAGCCCCACCATGCCCACTTCTTTCAAATCGCTTTCTGCCAGTTTGACACGCAGGCTGTCTGCAGAAAACGTTGACTCTCATAACCTAAATGGAAGACCTTGATGGCGTCATTGCGGTTGTTAGGAAGTCTGTGAAACTTATCCGTGTTAGATGAACGTATGATGTTGAAGAAATTAacatttattgtaatttttaaacaAAAGGGGTGAAGTCGCCTGTTGTCGTGTGGATGAAACGGCATTCCCTGAGCCTGTCTTATGGTGACCTGGTTGGCAACGAGCCTCCATCACCATGAGACAAAGCCACATGTTATGactgaaagcacacacacacacacacacacacacgcacccttcTCATGTGCCTCCATAAACTCTAATTTCCAAGTTAAATCTTTGTGTAAAAGCTTAGATTCTAGTACAATTGTTTGGAGTCTTTAGATTTAGTCTCTCAAATCCTTGTGATGTAAAGACATCCAATTATGAGTTCAAATTGTTAATGTGACTAATTTGGTTTGTTTGCTTTAAATTTCAATCCCTGAGATGCCTCCTTGTTCTGAGTTCGACCTAAATTGTTATCTTTATTCAAGGTGTGACCAAACTCTGCGCCGCCTGAATGTCCTGATAAATTCGTGTGATGCTGCATTTCAGCACTTTGACCAAAAAAAAGCACGTGTCTGTCCGTCAAAACACTGTAAACTCCAGGCTGCGTGATGATAACACTGGTTTATTATCAAATATCCAAGGAGAGGCACTGCAGCTTTGTCCACTGAACTGGAAATTGATCATAAAACACTGGCAGCCGGATATTAAAACATGTGTAAAAGGTCCATTCCTGTCGCATGTTTGTAATCCGTCTGTCGGGTTCCTGATGGACAGGCCCGAGGTCTGTGGCATTTAATTTCTGCTCCAGCTGAGATTAAATGGGCGCGTCAGGTTGGTTATGCAACTCTGACACGCGTGCTGATTGGATGAAggcaatgtgtgcgtgtgcgccaCTCTGTTGTATTGTTTGCATCATTCCTTTAAATATGAGTCACTGAGGAAATATCTGACTCTTCAcaaaggatttttttatttttggagggGGAAGTGTGCGTTTGGGGATGCAACCCACCGAGAGTAATGCATTTCGACAGAGTATGTggcttatttcttctttttatttatttataaagtggGCGTGTGCTGAAGGCAAGCCCGCAGATCTGGTTGGGTGAGAGCGGGGCTGTATAAAAATGTGGAGCGCGACTCTGAAACTCTAGTTCGAGTTCCTCGCTCTCTGATTGGCATCTGTTTGGCGTTTTCAGCGTGGTTGGGAAGTGGAAGGTCTCCCCTGGTCGGTTTCGGGCTTTTTTGTGTGCCTTCAAATCGGCCTCCGGAGGTGAGGAATCCCGACCTGCTGCGTTTACGAATAAGAGCAACTTTTCACACCGGGGGTCACTTTGAAAGCTCGTTTTGCGTTTCTGTTCCTTGTGAGGACTGAGAGTGTAACTCAAACCAGGTTGGCACATTAATGCTTCACATGATTTTACCTCCTCACCTTCCCTGGAACTTTACTCACAGATGTTGTCAACCCCAGCTGAACGTGACTTGCCGCGTTAAAGACACAAACGCCTTCAGGGATTTGTGTCTTTCTATAGTGTACAACCTAAtctgcttttaaaaataataacgtATCTCTGGGATGCTCTTTGAGATGACTGTTTCCCCATCCTTTTTAACAGAGCCCATCCagtttgtaaatattaatgcttGGCTTCTCCCTCCTGGGTATCTTTTTGTTCTACTCCACGGTTGGCTGCACATTCATCCCTTCATATGCTTTGGTGCGCCTTAACAATTGGTGTCCAGCGACTTGGTGACACGACAATTTCTTCATCAGTTGCACGTGTGACTGTCTTTGCGtgattacaaaaaataaataaataaaatgagtcTTTGTGGCGTCAGTTTATGAAAATATTCCATCACTTGTATGTTATAAGTCTTAAATTGTTATGCCATGCCTGCAGGCCAGAGATGTTCCCTCTTTTAGAGATCAGCTGGTTTATTTGCAAGTGAATGCCAATGTTCTCTTCCTTTTTGGCAGCAGTATTAAACTCCACTAAAGGTTTAGGAGACCGTATCGGATGCTGCTATGGAAGTTGAGACTCCACGCTGTCGTTTCTGGTGGATATACCTGGTTTCtaagctgttgtgtgtgtgtttcctctttttttctgtctgaTTTCTGCATCGTTACTAAGtgaattctattttttttttttgtgcaggTCTTGAGAGCCGCCCCAGCTCTTCCCTCCGTTTGGCCCCGCCTTTCACCACATCAACAGACATGATCATCAGACTGGGCAGGCTGACTCCCGGATACTTCCGCCTCCTCGAAGTAGGCGTAGCAGCACCACAGTGTGCGGATGATGGTTGAGATGCTTTGCATAACTCGATTTGATTGGCTAATTTCTGATCATGAAAATTAATGCCAGATCTTTTTTTACTGGCACATAATCTCCAAACCACCTGTCGGAGGAATGTGGAGTTAGACTCCCGCTCACACACTTAATTTCCCCCTTTTAGCTGTCAACGCGTCATCACACTTGGTCTTTATCCTTTGCTTATTGCGTATTATCACCGGTTGTAATCTGAACCGCAGCCAGACGGGGGCCCCGGTGCTGTTCTGTGGCCCACAATCCGCTTTCATCCCCGGTATAATTAGGGGTGACACTAATCATTGTAATATAATTTCCTCCTACGTTTCTTTTTGTTCGTCCCGCTGTCGTCGTAATCCCCTTCATCAGCAGTGAACCTCCATATGTCTCGTCCGCCGTGTAAAGTCTTTGTTCgcttatttacattaatttggAAACGAAGGCTGTCTCCTCGCACGGCTTTACATCGACTCAAAAGCCTCAAGTGACCGCCTCTTGCATAAGATTGGGCACATTGGCGGGACAGTACATGTTTCCTTTGGAGAGTCAACCACAAAGATTTCAAAATGGTTAGATTTGAATGCATTTGTGTGCTTATGGGAAACATTTTATTAGGGTTAAGGAAAGCTAGATGTTAAACCACAATTTCAACATCCACCACCACTTTCACGGTTTGCTGCGTTTCACATTGTGGTCTACAGTCGCctccttttaaaaatgtgttcacCAACTTGGCATCACGTCGAGGAGCGCTTGTTAAACATCTGCAAAAAGGCTGACTccaaatgtatttatgtctATGATGGCGATGACATGCCACACACAGTTGGCATAATCTAATGTGGGCAGTCATTTTATACTATACAAGCCATTTGATTTTGGGTATGTGATTGGCTCCTTGGTGCCCAGAACATTGTGTTCCCTTATTTACGCAagactctcccccctcctcgcAAATTTCCCCTGCCGAGGGTTTGGTCACACGGCAGAGGGCTGCGTCGCTGAAGGTGTTTGTCCTAAGACTTCCCTCCTTACAGGCCAAAGTAGTTGGTGCTCATAGTTTTCTACTGTTGGCTGACCTTTGTCCTTTTTTTGCAGAGGCAGGTTGCCG includes these proteins:
- the LOC130212566 gene encoding putative transmembrane protein ZNF593OS isoform X2; the protein is MQPTESNAFRQSLESRPSSSLRLAPPFTTSTDMIIRLGRLTPGYFRLLERQVAGEVQTQPQDRSINHIAMMLAIMGLSLSYYSAKQMTETVQVPPAP
- the LOC130212566 gene encoding putative transmembrane protein ZNF593OS isoform X1, which encodes MLLWKLRLHAVVSGLESRPSSSLRLAPPFTTSTDMIIRLGRLTPGYFRLLERQVAGEVQTQPQDRSINHIAMMLAIMGLSLSYYSAKQMTETVQVPPAP